One Glycine max cultivar Williams 82 chromosome 3, Glycine_max_v4.0, whole genome shotgun sequence DNA window includes the following coding sequences:
- the LOC102666530 gene encoding uncharacterized protein — MEIFNLIALALTLFLAIVPKMESQIKPIPKTPRPLCASQFALVNYACSRLPFSPGVPPDSPSPDEENNNHHNRSHRHGHRHGHRHRHHQTPDEDNCCRWAKEVDHQCVCELLLRLPPFLIRPSHQYTLKVGASCDITYSCGAPI; from the coding sequence ATGGAGATTTTCAACTTAATAGCATTGGCTCTGACATTATTCCTAGCAATAGTGCCAAAGATGGAGAGCCAAATAAAGCCTATTCCAAAAACCCCTCGTCCACTTTGTGCATCTCAATTTGCACTAGTGAACTACGCTTGTTCGAGGTTGCCATTCTCCCCCGGTGTCCCACCGGATTCCCCGTCCCCTGACGAAGAAAACAACAACCACCACAATCGCAGCCACAGACATGGCCATAGACATGGACACAGACATAGGCACCACCAAACCCCTGATGAAGATAACTGTTGCCGGTGGGCTAAGGAAGTTGACCACCAATGTGTGTGTGAACTTCTACTGCGCTTGCCACCCTTCCTTATTAGACCTTCGCATCAGTACACACTCAAGGTTGGAGCATCGTGTGATATCACTTACTCATGCGGTGCACCAATATGA